A single genomic interval of Streptococcus oralis subsp. dentisani harbors:
- a CDS encoding cytidine deaminase family protein — translation MDIWEKMYEEARTLYNPHEVSDFVYANHVVAAVEAEDGQIFTGFCIEGTCGVFHLCAERTALFNMYQFSGQTKVKKILAFRDKPPYGEGSGMPCGACREFLLELNAENKDAEFMMDYETRKTIKVAELIPYWWGEERATNWQVK, via the coding sequence ATGGATATCTGGGAAAAGATGTATGAAGAAGCACGAACCTTATACAATCCCCACGAAGTTTCTGACTTTGTCTATGCTAACCATGTCGTTGCTGCGGTAGAAGCAGAAGATGGTCAAATATTCACAGGATTTTGTATAGAGGGCACTTGTGGCGTTTTTCATCTCTGTGCAGAACGAACAGCTCTCTTCAATATGTACCAATTTTCAGGACAAACTAAGGTTAAGAAAATCCTCGCCTTTCGAGATAAGCCACCCTATGGCGAAGGATCAGGTATGCCCTGTGGCGCATGCAGAGAATTCCTCTTAGAACTGAATGCTGAAAATAAAGATGCGGAGTTCATGATGGATTACGAAACAAGAAAAACAATCAAAGTTGCCGAGTTGATCCCATATTGGTGGGGAGAGGAACGTGCGACTAATTGGCAAGTCAAATAG
- the gltX gene encoding glutamate--tRNA ligase yields MSKDIRVRYAPSPTGLLHIGNARTALFNYLYARHHGGTFIIRIEDTDRKRHVEDGERSQLENLRWLGMDWDESPETHESYRQSERLELYQKYIDQLLAEGKAYKSYVTEEELAAERERQEAAGETPRYINEYLGMSQEEKAAYIAEREAVGIIPTVRLAVNESGIYKWHDMVKGDIEFEGGNIGGDWVIQKKDGYPTYNFAVVIDDHDMQISHVIRGDDHIANTPKQLMVYEALGWEAPEFGHMTLIINSETGKKLSKRDTNTLQFIEDYRKKGYLPEAVFNFIALLGWNPGGEDEIFSREELIKLFDENRLSKSPAAFDQKKLDWMSNDYIKRAELATIFEMAKPFLEEAGRLTDKSEKMVELYKPQMKSVDEIVPLTDLFFSDFPELTDAEREVMTGETVPVVLEAFKAKLEAMTDEEFVTENIFPQIKAVQKETGIKGKNLFMPIRIAVSGEMHGPELPDTIFLLGREKSIQHIENMLKEISK; encoded by the coding sequence ATGTCAAAAGATATCCGCGTACGCTACGCACCAAGTCCAACAGGACTACTACACATCGGAAATGCCCGTACAGCATTGTTTAACTACCTTTACGCACGCCATCATGGTGGGACTTTTATCATTCGTATCGAAGATACTGACCGTAAACGCCATGTTGAGGATGGTGAACGTTCACAGCTTGAAAACCTTCGTTGGTTGGGCATGGATTGGGATGAAAGCCCAGAAACTCATGAAAGCTACCGCCAGTCTGAACGTTTGGAACTCTATCAAAAATACATCGACCAATTGCTAGCTGAAGGAAAAGCTTACAAATCATATGTTACAGAAGAAGAGTTGGCAGCTGAACGCGAACGTCAGGAAGCAGCTGGTGAAACACCACGCTACATCAATGAATATCTCGGCATGAGCCAAGAAGAAAAAGCAGCTTACATCGCAGAGCGTGAAGCAGTAGGGATCATCCCAACTGTTCGCTTGGCGGTTAATGAGTCAGGTATCTACAAATGGCATGATATGGTCAAAGGTGATATCGAGTTTGAAGGTGGTAACATCGGTGGCGACTGGGTAATTCAAAAGAAAGACGGTTACCCAACTTACAACTTTGCTGTTGTGATCGATGATCACGATATGCAGATTTCTCATGTTATCCGTGGAGATGACCACATTGCCAACACCCCAAAACAGCTCATGGTTTATGAAGCCCTTGGTTGGGAAGCCCCAGAGTTCGGTCACATGACTTTGATTATCAACTCTGAAACGGGTAAAAAATTGTCTAAACGTGACACCAACACCCTTCAATTTATCGAAGATTACCGTAAGAAAGGTTATTTACCAGAAGCAGTCTTTAACTTCATTGCTCTTCTTGGTTGGAACCCAGGTGGCGAAGATGAAATTTTCTCTCGTGAGGAATTGATTAAACTCTTTGATGAAAACCGCCTCAGCAAGTCTCCAGCAGCCTTCGACCAGAAGAAACTAGACTGGATGAGCAACGACTACATCAAGAGAGCAGAACTTGCTACCATCTTTGAGATGGCCAAACCATTCCTAGAAGAAGCAGGACGTTTGACTGACAAGTCTGAAAAAATGGTGGAACTCTACAAACCACAAATGAAGTCAGTGGACGAAATCGTTCCATTGACAGATCTTTTCTTCTCAGATTTCCCAGAGTTGACAGACGCTGAGCGCGAGGTCATGACAGGAGAAACTGTTCCAGTTGTTCTAGAAGCTTTCAAAGCGAAACTAGAAGCTATGACAGATGAGGAGTTTGTGACAGAAAACATCTTCCCACAAATCAAAGCAGTCCAAAAAGAAACAGGTATTAAAGGGAAAAATCTCTTCATGCCTATTCGAATTGCTGTATCAGGTGAAATGCATGGACCAGAATTGCCAGACACTATTTTCTTGCTCGGACGTGAAAAGTCAATTCAGCATATCGAAAACATGCTCAAAGAGATTTCTAAATAA